The DNA segment CTCAGACAACCCACACTGTTATTCATGTGCATTAGCCACTTGGtgaatacaatattttatttcaatttttcaATGTGAGCACCAGGTaacataaaatgaaataatcagTAAACACTGGCATCTGGCAGAACTTTGCAAACAGCAAGCTCTTTGATTGACAACTTTTTTTGAAAACTGACAAATTTCAGAGTTTTGTATTTGGCTTAAAACACAAACTTGCACTCTATAAcaaattaagtatttatttatcatttaaatatgttACAGCAGAGTCTGTAAGTGTCTCCTCGTAGGCTGTGTGTACAATCTAATGCATTCACTGTGCAAGCAGCCTACTGCCTCCATTTGATAAAAGCCTCTGCATTCTGACAGCATCAAATATCCACCGGGCCAATaggcatgtgcacacacacacacacacacacacacacacacacacacacacacacacacacgacctgGCAGCCATTTTGACTGATCTGTTGTCGGCAAAGTGCTTGGAAATAAGACAAAATGAAGGCTGGGGAGACCCACCATTTTCTCCCTTAGTGTTTAACAGTTTTCTCATGACTTTCATTTCACTGATATGGACTGCTGCTTATATCTGATCACCACATTATGCAATTTAAGGTTGTTATTCTagagaaaaatgaagaaaaaaataagttaatCACCTTGACAAGTTGGATTGCTCTGGAAGAAAAGTCAAAGCAGTATAGGAATGAATCACTGCccctggacaaaaaaaaaaaaaaaaaaataataataataataataataataataataattatatatatatatatatatatatatataggtaatATTTATTCAGAATTTATCATGACAGCGGATGAATGTGGTAATTTGtgttaccgtatttttcggactataagtcgctacttttttctgcgttttgaaccccgcggcttaaacaacgaagcggcttatttatgttttttctggtttcacaaacttcaagccaaaaaactgagcgacataacattagaccaatgaaatttccggacagaaacgaaaaaaaaaaccacacctcacctgtgttctgagctgcacggcatcgggagaaaaaaaagtttttttaaatgcacgacgatgccaaaagaaaaactcccgagagaaatagttgtgaaatgaaggaggaagacagtgaacaattactttcttggtcggctactgtttagatacaagccgttgtaacgcgttgagtcagggtcaagggagagctcgctaactccatttgcaacagaaatcatataagcacagacaggtttccaaaactcgtgcttttttatttttcttggcaacagtgttaagggttagtcaaagaaacttagaaatgagcatcagaaaataataaggacatattcctcggtcttgcacacatgcagttaTACCGGAAAATGCGGCTGCAgactattcccaaaatgccgctctgctcttaaaggagccacaacatatttcacccgttacaccgtgtaacagacactgtctttcgttaaagcctgtgtaaagttcattagtttcagtgtagactgtAGACTgttatttttgttcaaaataaaaatctttgtcaaattcagtgggtgcggcttatataagtggttgcgctttatagtccggaaattacggtacattaAATTAACTAAATCAGTACTCTTAAAACAAAACTGGGATAACTGAAAATACactaaataatcaaatataatatacCATATAAAATGGTGCAAAGTGACATGTCGAGACTCACTGGTATTATGTGGtggttgttttttattgttatatcgCCAGGAGAAATTCAAAAGTATTGTAATCTGTATGCTGAGCTTAATTAAGACAACACTTTCACTAAACTGATACTAAACCCAATTTTAAATCGGAACCCAAACTCCTAATTAAATGGTTCAACTTcaatgtcttttcttttctgtttaataaatgtacaagAAAAAGGGGAGTAGTTGGTATCCACTCCGTGTCAAGCTGCCCTCTATAATacagaagtttaaaaaaagaaatgcgaTTGTTGGCTTAAATTGTGTTAGAAAAGATTAATGTATTTTCTCCACGGGGTTAAGCTAGAATCAagcattttgtgttttaaaattaatgaaCATTAATTTGCTTTTCAATTTGCATTCTTTCACtaggtttaaaaatgttatatattgcTCAATTTTGACATGAAGATCTGacaaactgttttgttttagtcCCAACATGCATGCATGACACACCATCCTTTATCCTTACAAAAACTTAGACAAAGATGAATGGATTAGCTGCTTTTCTAACCTGATGGCGTTGATGATAGGGAATACACTGTTGCCTGCACCACATCCCACCTGAAGCAATAACACAATATGTCACACAGTAGTCGATCATAGCTGACTATAAGGATAGGCCTGTATGAAAAGTCAATAACCTCCAGTATTCTGAAAGAAGCATGTTGCCCAGGGAAAGCAGCAACTTCATGAGGCTGCACTGCAGAAACACAATCAGTGTGCTGCTGATTCTCTCTTAGTACATCGTGGTTGGGAATATGAGAATCTCCCTGCTGGCTTTCCATCCTGCTGTGATGAGTTTCACTTAGTTCGGGATACACTGGAACTGAAGCCCCGTGACCTTCTGAGGTATGACTTGTTTCACAGCCCTGGGGCAAGAGCTCGGGAAACTCAGAAAAAAGCCACTGCCGATTTTTGAAGAACTTGTTTTGATGCATTTCGTAAAATTTGTCCCAATATTTGTTAGCATCTCTGTCATACCTGACTGGAAAGCATACAAATGGCTTAAACTGCACAAATGGTTCAcccaataaaaacatttacctaCGTTATATGgctaaaagtatgtggacacctgaccatcacacccatggttctctccaaactgttgccacagaGCATACAATAGTACTGGATGTTTTTTGCATGCAATAAAAATGTCTTTGCACTGGAACTAAGAaactccagcatgacaatacacctgtgcacaaagtgtgcTCCATGAAAACACACTCTTCCTTTTTAAAGTTGGCAAACCATGTTTTCATGGAGCACACTTTGTGGCAAACCATGTTTTCATGGAgcacactttgtgcacaggtgtatTGTTTACTGGGGTttactgacctcaaccccagtAAACACAATCGGTATAAACTAGCTTACTGGCTATAGACCTCGTGACCCGAAATCACTGCCCACTTTACTGATgtccttgtggctaaatgagcacaaattcccACAGACACACTTCAACACCTAATGAAAaaccttctcagaagagtggaggttactggaatctggaatgggatgatcAACAAGTACACAGGAGTGTGACACTCCATATGGGTGTgatgtccgcaaacttttggtcatataGCATATGCTTAGCTCTGCATTTGAATGGTTtcgaaaataaaatatttatcttaCCTTGCTCTTCTACAGGTATTTGTTCTCTGGAGTTCTCCTCTGCTTTTTGTCTTGCTTTTTCCAATTCCTCTGGTGACCACTGAACATGATCCCTATGGGACAGCAGAAGAACATATCCTGTTAGGTAAATCAATGCTTTACATTTAGTCATGAATAAAGTTATTGAATTAAATGGGCTGAATCGACATTTCAACAAGATTCCAATTTCTTACAGATCTTCTGTAGTATTATGGCCCTTGACTCATTTAAACTGACAAGGTGACTGCATAGAAATACCACATGTTATGCTGAAACATATCCTTAGGGTTGGTTAGGATTCTGCCTCCAAGTGGTGCAGGAGGTCGTCCACTTAGACATCTGCAGGGAACATGTCTGACACCACGAACCACAGCCGACACAGTCATTTTCAGCAatcttctcattttctctctctcatttgaTAAGGGGAACTGTAAAGTAAATATCTATTCATTGAATAGCCAAACAGCAAAAGTATGTATCATTTGAATTtcaaatgtaattcattacaaataattgtaacaaaataatgattttacttCACAAGACTTTAAAAACAGGGAATACTATCTGCATAAATCATGAACCAAATTAAATAACATCACTATAATGTGATAAATTTGTacattaaatgagaatgtattATTGAAGGCAGCATGGCAGCAGTGTTGCTATCTCACATCTTCATTTAGCCTCCTGGTCTATACCAGAGTTTAGGATACTGTCCATTTATGTCCACTTGGTATCCTCCAGTAGATGCACTGGCTGCTCTTAATTGCACAGAGCCCTGTGATGGGACTGGCATCCTATTAAGAATGTGTTCCCACCTTGCACCCAATGATCCTGGGATATGCTCCAGATCCACAACAATCATAACCAGAATAATTTAATtcatgaaggaatgaatgaatgttttccttatttattcatcatttatttacacaactGATGTAATAACAgttcaaagaaaagaaagcaaaaaattttatgagcttttttaaaaaaagcactttatatttttttatagtcatCAGCTCATCAGGGGTTAATCATGTCAGCAGACACAGCTCGTACTGAAGGACTCATGCCCTATACACCAGGGTCCCCAACCACTGGGCCACGGACCGGTGCTGGACCACGCAGAgagaataaaaacttttttttatgctcattttattgacttttgcaGTCTGCCTGTGCCAGTTTCCCATACTTGATTGAAATCAAGCTCCTAGTTTCTGCACAATTGTTAGTatagttacattttcattatatattttataattaaattagtaattaaataatataataggTATACTAATACTACGATATGCACGTTATTGTTTTTAGTCTTTGGAAAAATTTGCTTGCATGAAAATGGcctgtggtgcaaaaaaaaaaaaaggttggggactaCCACTTTACATGACTCCCTGCCAACATCAGTGAATTATGGGTATTCTACAAACGTTCTAAGAAGCCatgcattgttttctttcttgttttctcgtgatctcaacatcattttctcctttctgttttctcttcatttaaTTGTTATcaatgatgctgcctctagaacatgctctcatggagaaaacacagaaaaattaaGTAGTGctcacgagaaaacaacttttgttatgtcgagatcatgagaaaacaagaattATATGtcgtgatcacgagaaaacaaaaatggaaaaaaaaattataatgcatggcctcttggGACTTACATAGTATTCTGTGCATTCTTAAaacttaatattttgtattaggATTTCACGAGATCAGAGGATGGACATTTTGCATTTAGAAACGACCTTCATATGAAAAAGCCCCCAAATGATAATGAACTACAAGGTAAACAAGCACTGTGAGGTCTAAAATGAACTAGAATGACCCTTTACGTGGGCGCCATTTTTCATCCGGGTCTTTTGGCGCTTCACATCGAGCACTAAAAGTCGTGACTTTTATTTCCCCCGGAATGAAGTAAGACTCGTGCCAGGTGCATGACCAGTGCAGCTGCTTTAGTTTTTCGCGATGCCATAGATCTCTGAATAATCCGACATGCATAGAAACTGACTCGAATACGCAAATAGCGTTAGCTGGCTAGTTTGCTAAAAGACAAGTAAATTATACAACTGTAGCGTTTGCCTGTACCTGTTAGCACTTAGCACTCATAGCCAAAATAATAGCTAGTTCTAGAATTATATCACGACTTGTTCAAATccggattaaaaaaaataaccaaatcAATGCCATTCAGCCTGCGCTTACTGGatacatacatttgtataaaaatagtTTAGAATGATAACTAGCCTGCTAACGTTATCTTAGGAATGACAACAATGCTAGTCAAGGCTAGTAATAACTTATTTTATTCCGAAAGTGGATTATGTTGGCTGCatatttactaaaaaataaGAAGAGTGGTGGTGGTTTAAATTCGATAAAGTTTGGACATCCTACCTGTACGCGCTGTTCTCCCTGGTTAGATAGAGTCAATGATGTCTACATCCTCCTCCATGTGTTTGGAGCGGTGTCCTGTGGCGCGCCCTCTAGCGAGAAAACGGCGAACTGACAACGCCTGCGTGCTGTTAGGCTTCAGGTCAGCGGGAGTCTCCTCACATGACTCTGGTACATTACTAGGAGGCAATCTCAAGATCCTCAAAAATATTATTCTCCAGGTATTTCTTTAACTCAACCTTAAAACGTTTCACTGCCAACAATTCCGGTTATTAATCCGCATCTCTTCCCAAGGATGGTGCAGAATTCACAAAGGTGTGGACCAAATCCTCCAAATCCCTCATCACATATGAAAGCGGAAGGATATATTTTGAGAATTACAGATGCTCTTACACCAGGTGGAGTACACTAACTCATTTCATTGATTATCACAATAAAGTCACTTTTAGAAACTAAATGAGGTCCATAATGAATTGCAGCCTAACACCTCAACCACAGCTCCTGTATAAGATGCCAAAGAGATCAAAAGCTGAGAAGATTGAGGATTGCTTATTATGTCAGTGTCCACTTGTAAGTCTTACTTATTACATCACGTATTAAAGCAAAGAAATagcaccatcattatcatctgaAAGAACAGATCAGTATGatgatgtgtttattttacaggATAAAACTCTCCCATGGTCTTTGGAGCAAAAACCCAGCCTTCTAGCGCTAACAGCTAATAACTGGTTGTATCATCTCTCCGCTGACACGGGGCAAACGCTGCACAGAGTCTACCTCTCATCCCATTTCAAGTTCAGGTAATCCTAGAATACCGGCCAcacttgagtgcaaaagtttgcatttCCATGTGTTGTTATTAAATAGTAGATCTCTTctataaataagataagatgtacctttattcatcccgaatttctttgttacagcagcaaaataaaaaaataaatgcaaatatatatataaaaaaaaaagaatatacgcATACTATAatgtacaatacaatataatgatTACAATAAGGTAGGAATGAAATGAGTCTGAACCCTGGAACAGAGagagtctttaaaaaaacaacaatgataGTTTAAAAAAGAACTGCAGACACAAAACCAGAAGTCTCCAGAAAATTTCAAAATCTGCTCAGAGGTCATGCTAAAGTGTGTCAGCAGTTTTGTGTGGGTTGGCAAGTTTAAATGAATCTTCATGTTGAATCTTAATGTGTAAGAGAGCATTAAATGAAATCTGCATGTGGCATTTGAgctgctattattatttttttcactaataatatacagtactttGGTTAATTTGgtccatatttattttatttgtgtaaacattTGCATCTGACTGTATAACAGCAACTAAGTTATTTAATGAGGAACCAAACAAGCTTTTTTTGGTGTTTGGGCAGTTTGTGACTTTCGTAAATGGTTTAATTTTACTctaccagtgtgtgtgttttaaaacaatAGTTTCAGTAGCACTAATGTGTGCTATCCTGTGTACCCTGACAGATCACTGGGGTGGGATGTCTCTCAGGAAACATTTTATGTCAAATCCATACAACATAAACAGACACCACTAGCACGACAGGTGATGCAGCTCAGAGtctttcttttcattaattCCATTTGCATTTTGCACATGATAGtgttcactctttctctctctcgctttatTTCTCTCAGGCTGGTGTTGAGAACAACATCCTCATGCATTTAGCCATATTCAAAGTCTTTCCTCTTGCTATTGTAGGACTGTTGGAGatcaacaaaaaagtaaaactatattttgttttataagcattattttttttaacagtgtgtaaatgtattattgtattgtgtgtaaatgtattattgtatgtattatataaattattgtgaTGCAGTAGATCACTTTATTTGTAGGTCTTCGGTAAAACCGTGGTCGATGTTCTTCTGTCTCAAGGAGTGTTTGCTGTGTCTCACAGCTcaaaatgtgtaaagctttaCAGCTTTGAACACATTGTGAAAAAGGTAATGTGCTTCAGATTAAGATACTGTTATaaagaatgaaaatgtttttgtttgagttATCTTGCTGTTTATAGTttcatatatattaaaacatccCATCATACTGGACTGGCATCATTATTGTAAAGTTTTGTTCCAGTTCAGGATGAAGAAGCTGGTATTGGGACATGAGTGTGATTTATACGGTGCTCGGGGAATAGTGGGAGATGCTCCATATGGCATTCCAGTCAACATTCAAATCAATGGTTGGTGATTAAACTATTACCACCTAAAACATACAGAATGTTTGAGAACCCACAATTCTTGtagattattttaaacaatgttttctTTGAACAATTACTTTGTTTTGTTGTCTGTTTAAGGCAAACTGGTGTTAGTGATCGTCTATAAGCAGTGtcccatttatttaaattaaatatgtcATTTCAGAGTGTCCTCCTGCACTGTTCGAGATGTCGTACTTGGATAATGGGATTCAGATCGGAGGACACCCATGGCACTACATCTACACCCCTAACCATAAAAGAGACAGGGGGACACACCATATCTGCGCCATCAGTAATGGTGCTCTGGTAATTccagaataaaataatctattgttaattattaatgtatattaaataattagttATTACAACCTTCAAAACatgcacaaatataaataatcataGTTACAATACAAACTGTGCAATagcaatttaattttttttttatttatttttttaattacaccaACACTTGCCAGTTGTGGGAATCTGTCCATTATCATGGAGAAAACAGTTCCGTGGTGTGTTGAGGAGGATGGTATGGAGGCAGAGGGCATTCCAAACATCACATTTGTAGATTTGCTCAATGATGATTTTTGGAGTTTCAAAATGGCACCTGTATAAaagaaacataaacatacatactATTTTGAGGACAGTGAAAAGGGTTATTCCTgtaaataaaccacaaaatGGAGTGTCTGAACCCCAAGCATCAGTGGAGCTATAGTTAAATGAGATCGTTTTAGCCTTGCACACCATCTGCATTTCTGCTGCAAGAAAAGAATCGCAAGTCCCCTAACCCATTGTAACAAAATATATGATATTGGATCATTTTTGTGCATGAATAATTTACAGGCTAATGTAAAGGCTGAAGGCGTGACGAATATTACCCTGTACCAGCATATTGTAGAACAAATATCTTGTGGCCtcatacatgttttattttcatctcATTCATCGGATTTTAaacctgtttaaaaaacaaaaaacctttcAAGTCAAACAGTTCACGTGCACAAACCTAGAAATCTAGATAATGATGAAATGATTCTCCAATTTTCTGAAACCTTCATTTgcagaaaatgtgtgtaatatttattttatatatatatatatatatatatatatatacacacacacaaatataatacaatactatataaatatttctttttatagtagtcaatgtgcagctaaAATTTAGAGTAGagcaaaattagtttttttgagAACAATTCTTCATGTTCAACATGGcccctcatggcaaagaactctctgagcaTTTCATAATTAGATTTGTAGACGAACAACGAAAActaattttaactgctctaatacaagatacacacttTTTTGGTCCTGTCaggcagacaaaaacatgaacatgatgaataggacatgtgactTTGAATAATTAcacgatgtacagctgttatcacttagggtgtactcacttttgttgccagttatttagacaataatggctgtatgttgtctttcagaggacagtaaatccgtactgatatacaagctgcacattgcattgactactctaaaatatatataaaagtttctatagtattgtcccttgagaagatataataaaatagttgctgaaatgtgaggagtgtactcactttgtgAGTCACTCTGCATCGTCATTTATAAATGGTGCTATAATTCTTGAGATTCATGTTTCATCTTTCATTCCCACAATTAAgcaacattaacacacacatattttggAAAACCATTTTTGTACAGCATATACTGCACATATACATTCATCAGGAGGCATATGCTAAGTTTCTAATTCCATGCTTTCTTGTTTTGCATTTCCCTAAAAAAGGCAAATAATGGTGTGCAGAATATGAATTGCGACTCACTAGAGGAAGACTGGATCTTCTTCCATCCGGATGACTCGGGCAGGATCATCCATGCAGGGCCCAGCACTATAAAGTGAGGCTGTCGATACATTTATGAAGACAtacctaaaaaataaaatacacaagaaGATAACTGGATTTAGTAGTTAACATGGTGTATTGTGATGTTTTCTTTATAGTGTTCTGAAAAtcaaaggagaaaaagaattCACTTCAAAGTATGAAGTGGTCTGTGATTTCTCTATTTTAGCATCTCGAGAAAACAGCGTAAGTCTGTTTTAaaatttgtgtttgatttgttttttattgttatgtGCTACTTATAGTAATCAACTAAACCACAGTTTCTCATTGTGGTTATATCTTGGAAACGAAATGGGCAAGGTAAATTGAAAACAGTCAATTTGCAGATACAGTTGATTGATAGAAGAACAGCAAAGCACTGAAGgaaaggttttttgttttgctatttGTCAATTGGAATGAGTCTTTATACAGTAATAATAGAAGTCATTATAGTATAAAAGGTTCTTAAATTATTCAGAGCTGGATTTGTTCTGCCATGAGTTCATGAAGTGCTCTTCTAACAAATGGTACAATTTACCAATCCATACTCAAAGAATTGTAATAGTGGAATCATCTGAGATCAAATATCCTAATTCACAATAACATTAAACCAAACACTTCTACCTGCATAAATTGCACCATTTACTGAAACTGCACATAGTCCATTGGTCCATAGCAAATTGGTTTGGCAAATTGAaaaatattactaataataatgtattcatgTATACAATGTATtcaatgtttttcatttctgcGTACAGACCACTTCCCAGGTGACAGTGACCTCCTCTGGCCGAacagtgaagaaaagaattCAGCAACTGGAAGATGATCCTGAGCAGGAGGTACATTAGTATGGAGCAACACATTCCTTGCACCGTGATGGGTACATTTACCCAAATCTTAGCTACTCTCCTCTTACTTGGATTACCAGAAAAATGTTCTTCTGATTGATTAGGTGCAGGGTTGATTAGGTTGACCTGAGCGAGACACCCAAATGATTTTGTTCCTCAGGCTCATCATCAATTTTCTATTGTctagatttaattaaataatctaTACAGAAGTGAGCTTGTGTGAAAATATGCTGATTCACCTGAAAAGGCTTATAAAGTACACTTtaggaatttgttttttgttttggtgttcGTAGACATTCAAGATGGTCAAATATGAAGACGAGCTGGACCTATTAGCCGTTGTGGATGTCAAGCACACAGAAAATGAGGGACAAGCCAGTGTTCGTCTCCACCACAATAAAAGCGGAGTTTTGCTGAAAAAAATTGTCCTTCAGGAGCCATGGGATGTGGTGGGTTTCACAGCACTCATACTCCTATCTCTTCAGTATTCCAGACCAATATTTATTGCATATTTCAAGAAgttcctttctttcttacagACCTACAGTCATGAAGTCTATTTCGACAGGGACACTATAatacacattgaacaagagagGAACAACAGCTACTGTTGCCATGTGTATAAGATAAAACGAAGGACAAACTGATTGCAAACTGAAACATGCAGTTTGTAGATACTCAGAGGACCAAGtcgaaatatttttttacgACGTTAGTTGAATTTGTTTGCACTCTCTTAGATGTCATGCGTAATAAAAAGGAGCCTTTGAATGCTGAATTCACTTTAAGACGCCCCCGAGTGACGTCATGGTGCATGTTAAatgcagttttgtgtgtgtaagttctTGCAAAgatcctcattaataaaattgttttagaAACTAATCCACATCATGTAAATACAGGTTATGCGTCATGTGTTATTGTCTGTTACGCAATAGCGGTGGATGTGGCAAGTTACAAAAcagtgaggaggaaaaaaaaccacTAGAGCAACTCATAAGAGCCCTTCCCATTCCTCCAGACTGCTTCATCTGATAGTGTTTCCGTCTACAAACCCTACACCACAGACATGGAGAACCACAAGCCGTTCTTAGTGCTGCTGTTCTTCGCCTTCGCACTCGGGTTTATCGCGGTTGTGTTCGTCCTGAGATGGGTTTTACATTTCAGAGAAGGTTTAGCCTGGGATGGAGGAGCCAAAGAATTCAACTGGCATCCTCTTCTGGCTGTGACTGGTTTTATTTTCCTGCAAGGAATCGGTAAGAAGTCCGTGCATTACTCGGATACACTGTTGTATGCAATAGTTACACTGTTGCGTTTATCTGCGGTGTGCACTTCcgtgtgtttttatataatgaatTCACTTAgaaaatatggtttaaatgTTCATTAAAGTTTTGTTGAAAAGCACAAGCTGCAACAGTTTACCCAGGCCAGATCACGTGACTTTTATCG comes from the Silurus meridionalis isolate SWU-2019-XX chromosome 3, ASM1480568v1, whole genome shotgun sequence genome and includes:
- the mettl8 gene encoding mRNA N(3)-methylcytidine methyltransferase METTL8 isoform X1, which encodes MRRLLKMTVSAVVRGVRHVPCRCLSGRPPAPLGGRILTNPKDMFQHNMWDHVQWSPEELEKARQKAEENSREQIPVEEQVRYDRDANKYWDKFYEMHQNKFFKNRQWLFSEFPELLPQGCETSHTSEGHGASVPVYPELSETHHSRMESQQGDSHIPNHDVLRENQQHTDCVSAVQPHEVAAFPGQHASFRILEVGCGAGNSVFPIINAIRGSDSFLYCFDFSSRAIQLVKEHPDYDPAVCHAFVHDICDDASMFPFPRESLDIIVMVFVLSSIHPERMQRVLNHLAGYLKHGGIMLFRDYGRYDLAQLRFKKGQCLSENFYTRQDGTCVYFFKKDEVHQLFTKVGLEEVQNLEDKRLQVNRGKKVVMHRVWMQSKFRKPFKV
- the mettl8 gene encoding mRNA N(3)-methylcytidine methyltransferase METTL8 isoform X2 — its product is MRRLLKMTVSAVVRGVRHVPCRCLSGRPPAPLGGRILTNPKDMFQHNMWDHVQWSPEELEKARQKAEENSREQIPVEEQVRYDRDANKYWDKFYEMHQNKFFKNRQWLFSEFPELLPQGCETSHTSEGHGASVPVYPELSETHHSRMESQQGDSHIPNHDVLRENQQHTDCVSAVQPHEVAAFPGQHASFRILEVGCGAGNSVFPIINAIRAIQLVKEHPDYDPAVCHAFVHDICDDASMFPFPRESLDIIVMVFVLSSIHPERMQRVLNHLAGYLKHGGIMLFRDYGRYDLAQLRFKKGQCLSENFYTRQDGTCVYFFKKDEVHQLFTKVGLEEVQNLEDKRLQVNRGKKVVMHRVWMQSKFRKPFKV
- the dcaf17 gene encoding DDB1- and CUL4-associated factor 17; protein product: MMSTSSSMCLERCPVARPLARKRRTDNACVLLGFRSAGVSSHDSGTLLGGNLKILKNIILQDGAEFTKVWTKSSKSLITYESGRIYFENYRCSYTSLTPQPQLLYKMPKRSKAEKIEDCLLCQCPLDKTLPWSLEQKPSLLALTANNWLYHLSADTGQTLHRVYLSSHFKFRSLGWDVSQETFYVKSIQHKQTPLARQAGVENNILMHLAIFKVFPLAIVGLLEINKKVFGKTVVDVLLSQGVFAVSHSSKCVKLYSFEHIVKKFRMKKLVLGHECDLYGARGIVGDAPYGIPVNIQINECPPALFEMSYLDNGIQIGGHPWHYIYTPNHKRDRGTHHICAISNGALANNGVQNMNCDSLEEDWIFFHPDDSGRIIHAGPSTINVLKIKGEKEFTSKYEVVCDFSILASRENSTTSQVTVTSSGRTVKKRIQQLEDDPEQETFKMVKYEDELDLLAVVDVKHTENEGQASVRLHHNKSGVLLKKIVLQEPWDVTYSHEVYFDRDTIIHIEQERNNSYCCHVYKIKRRTN